From Pseudomonas sp. G.S.17, the proteins below share one genomic window:
- the folK gene encoding 2-amino-4-hydroxy-6-hydroxymethyldihydropteridine diphosphokinase codes for MSLTRIYLGLGSNIEREKHLVAGLEALDGFVSEITCSPVFESLPVGIKSGPFFNLVVTGLTDLPLMELDRRLKFIEADNGRYAPERKGLPLDIDVLLYGDQVGNFDGLILPRAEILKNAFVLWPLSLIAADRSHPGVGIPFAKLWADAQIEQELWPVAFAWRGAQLTPEGLLQAGSRPID; via the coding sequence ATGTCGCTAACCCGGATTTACCTAGGTCTCGGCAGTAATATCGAGCGCGAAAAGCACCTGGTTGCGGGGCTCGAGGCACTGGACGGATTCGTCAGCGAAATCACCTGTTCGCCGGTTTTCGAGAGCCTGCCGGTGGGCATCAAAAGCGGCCCGTTTTTCAATCTGGTGGTGACCGGCCTGACCGATCTGCCCTTGATGGAACTGGACCGCCGCCTGAAATTCATCGAAGCCGACAACGGCCGCTACGCCCCGGAACGCAAGGGTTTGCCGCTGGATATCGACGTGTTGCTGTACGGCGATCAGGTCGGTAACTTCGACGGTTTGATCCTGCCTCGGGCCGAGATTCTGAAGAATGCTTTCGTGCTGTGGCCCTTGTCGCTGATTGCCGCGGATCGTTCGCATCCTGGTGTAGGCATTCCGTTCGCGAAGCTGTGGGCAGATGCGCAGATCGAGCAAGAATTGTGGCCGGTGGCGTTCGCATGGCGGGGCGCGCAGCTGACGCCGGAAGGGTTGTTGCAGGCTGGCTCGCGGCCAATAGACTGA
- a CDS encoding multifunctional CCA addition/repair protein, which translates to MQIYKVGGAVRDRLLGKPVTDVDWVVVGATTEEMLIKGYRPVGTDFPVFLHPLTGEEYALARTERKSGRGYGGFVFHASPEVTLEEDLIRRDLTINAIAEDKDGNLTDPYGGLHDLEGRILRHVSPAFAEDPLRVLRVARFAARYAPDGFSIAPETLELMRQLSASGELEALTPERSWKEISRALMESQPQVFIEVLRECGALKELLPEIDALFGVPQPEAHHPEIDTGVHVLSVLQQAARHQQPLSVRWACLLHDVGKGLTPEADWPRHIAHEHTGLRLIKDMNTRFRVPRECQELALLVGQYHTHGHRALELKPSTLLDLLHSFDVYRRPQRFEDFIVACEMDARGRHGFEERSYPQADYLRGAAQAARAVSVQPLLEKGLKGQELGEALKVERLDALKIYKAEYNS; encoded by the coding sequence ATGCAGATTTATAAAGTTGGCGGTGCCGTTCGCGATCGCCTGCTGGGGAAACCCGTTACCGATGTCGATTGGGTCGTGGTTGGCGCGACCACTGAAGAAATGCTGATCAAGGGTTATCGCCCGGTGGGCACCGACTTCCCGGTGTTTCTACACCCGCTGACCGGTGAGGAATACGCCCTCGCCCGCACCGAACGCAAAAGCGGACGCGGCTATGGCGGCTTTGTTTTTCATGCCAGCCCGGAAGTCACCCTCGAAGAAGACTTGATCCGCCGCGACCTGACGATCAACGCCATTGCCGAAGACAAAGACGGCAACCTGACCGATCCTTATGGCGGCCTACACGACCTCGAAGGGCGCATTTTACGTCACGTATCCCCGGCGTTCGCCGAAGATCCGCTGCGTGTACTGCGCGTCGCACGCTTCGCCGCGCGCTATGCACCCGACGGTTTCAGCATCGCCCCAGAGACGCTGGAATTGATGCGTCAGCTCAGCGCATCGGGCGAACTTGAAGCACTGACGCCCGAACGCAGCTGGAAAGAAATCTCCCGCGCACTCATGGAAAGCCAGCCTCAGGTGTTCATCGAAGTGCTGCGTGAATGCGGCGCGCTGAAAGAGCTGCTGCCGGAAATCGACGCGCTGTTCGGCGTTCCGCAGCCTGAGGCCCACCACCCGGAAATCGACACCGGCGTGCATGTCCTCAGCGTTCTGCAACAAGCCGCCAGACACCAACAACCGCTGAGCGTCCGCTGGGCGTGCCTGCTGCACGACGTCGGCAAAGGCCTGACACCGGAAGCTGACTGGCCACGGCATATCGCCCATGAACACACCGGCCTGCGCCTGATCAAGGATATGAACACGCGCTTTCGAGTACCCAGGGAATGTCAGGAACTGGCCTTGCTGGTCGGGCAATATCACACCCATGGCCACCGCGCCCTTGAACTGAAACCCTCGACCTTGCTGGACCTGCTGCACAGTTTCGACGTCTATCGCCGACCACAGCGCTTCGAAGATTTCATCGTGGCCTGCGAGATGGATGCGCGGGGACGTCACGGCTTCGAAGAGCGCAGCTACCCACAAGCCGATTACCTGCGCGGTGCGGCCCAGGCGGCACGCGCTGTTTCGGTACAACCATTACTGGAGAAAGGCCTGAAGGGCCAGGAACTGGGCGAAGCGCTCAAGGTAGAGCGACTGGATGCGCTGAAGATTTACAAGGCGGAGTACAACAGCTGA
- a CDS encoding SpoVR family protein, producing the protein MTAREQKRQPLSTGSEWTFELIQAYDREISRIADRYALDTYPNQIEVITAEQMMDAYASVGMPLGYHHWSYGKHFLSTEKSYSRGQMGLAYEIVINSDPCIAYLMEENTICMQALVVAHACYGHNSFFKGNYLFRTWTDASSIIDYLVFAKQYIMQCEERHGIDAVEDLLDSCHALMNYGVDRYKRPYPISAEEERRRQKDREEHLQKQINDLWRTIPKSADKYSKEDNARFPAEPQENILYFIEKHAPLLEPWQREVVRIVRKIAQYFYPQRQTQVMNEGWATFWHYTLMNDLYDEGLVTDGFMMEFLTSHTSVVFQPGFDSPYYSGINPYTLGFAMYRDIRRICEEPTDEDRHWFPDIAGTDWLTAVKFAMSSFKDESFILQYLSPKVIRDLKLFSIMDDDQKDDLLVPAIHDEPGYRIIRETLAAQYNLGNREPNIQIYSIDRRGDRSLTLRHQQHDRKPLGDSTDEVLKHLHRLWGFDIHLETVQGDQIVKTHHVPPRGEHDSEYPRLDLAVVHL; encoded by the coding sequence ATGACCGCTAGAGAGCAGAAGCGCCAACCCCTCTCCACGGGTTCAGAGTGGACGTTCGAACTCATCCAGGCCTATGACCGCGAGATCAGCCGTATTGCGGACCGCTACGCCCTGGATACCTACCCCAACCAGATTGAAGTCATCACGGCTGAACAGATGATGGACGCCTATGCCTCGGTGGGGATGCCATTGGGCTATCACCACTGGTCCTACGGCAAGCACTTCCTCAGCACGGAAAAATCCTACTCACGTGGCCAGATGGGGCTGGCCTATGAAATCGTCATCAACTCCGATCCGTGCATCGCGTATCTGATGGAAGAAAATACCATCTGCATGCAAGCCCTGGTCGTCGCTCATGCCTGCTATGGCCACAACAGCTTCTTCAAAGGCAATTACCTGTTTCGCACCTGGACCGACGCCAGTTCGATCATCGATTACCTGGTGTTCGCCAAGCAGTACATCATGCAATGCGAAGAGCGCCACGGCATCGACGCCGTCGAGGACCTGCTCGATTCCTGCCATGCCCTGATGAATTATGGCGTCGACCGTTACAAGCGCCCTTATCCGATCTCGGCCGAAGAAGAACGTCGTCGCCAGAAGGATCGCGAAGAACACCTGCAGAAACAGATCAACGATCTGTGGCGCACCATTCCGAAAAGCGCGGACAAATACAGCAAGGAGGACAACGCACGCTTCCCTGCCGAGCCGCAGGAAAACATTCTGTACTTCATCGAAAAACACGCGCCATTGCTGGAGCCCTGGCAGCGTGAGGTCGTGCGAATAGTGCGCAAGATCGCGCAGTATTTCTATCCGCAGCGCCAAACCCAGGTGATGAACGAAGGCTGGGCAACGTTCTGGCATTACACCCTGATGAATGACCTGTATGACGAAGGCCTGGTGACTGACGGCTTCATGATGGAGTTTCTGACGTCCCACACCAGCGTTGTCTTTCAACCCGGCTTCGACAGTCCGTACTACAGCGGGATCAATCCTTATACCCTCGGTTTTGCGATGTATCGCGACATTCGACGGATCTGCGAAGAGCCTACTGACGAAGATCGCCACTGGTTCCCCGACATTGCCGGCACCGATTGGCTGACTGCGGTGAAGTTCGCCATGAGCAGCTTCAAGGACGAGAGCTTCATCCTGCAATACCTGTCGCCCAAGGTCATCCGTGACCTGAAGCTGTTCAGCATCATGGATGACGACCAGAAAGACGATCTGCTGGTGCCTGCGATTCATGACGAACCCGGCTACCGGATTATCCGGGAAACCCTGGCAGCCCAGTACAACCTGGGCAATCGCGAACCCAACATCCAGATTTACAGCATTGATCGCCGTGGCGACCGGTCACTGACACTGCGCCACCAGCAACACGACCGCAAACCATTGGGCGACTCGACTGACGAGGTACTCAAACATCTGCATAGGCTATGGGGCTTCGATATTCATCTGGAAACCGTGCAAGGCGACCAGATCGTGAAGACTCATCACGTGCCCCCCCGGGGTGAGCACGACAGTGAATATCCCCGGCTTGATTTGGCGGTAGTTCACCTCTAG
- the folB gene encoding dihydroneopterin aldolase, with translation MDRVFIEGLEVDTVIGAYDWERGIRQCLRLDLSFGWDNRPAAAGDDLSKALDYASVSTRIQAFAEQAQFQLVETFAERLAEVLMSEFNIPWLHLKLTKPGAVAAASGVGVEIERGCR, from the coding sequence TTGGACAGAGTTTTCATCGAAGGTCTGGAAGTTGACACGGTGATCGGCGCCTATGACTGGGAGCGCGGCATTCGCCAGTGCCTGCGTCTGGACCTCAGCTTCGGCTGGGACAACCGGCCCGCTGCTGCCGGCGATGATCTGAGCAAGGCGCTCGACTACGCCAGCGTCTCGACACGCATTCAGGCATTTGCCGAGCAGGCGCAGTTCCAGCTGGTCGAGACCTTTGCCGAGCGCCTGGCCGAAGTGCTGATGAGCGAATTCAATATCCCTTGGTTGCACCTTAAGCTGACCAAGCCCGGCGCCGTTGCGGCAGCTTCTGGTGTGGGCGTGGAGATCGAGCGCGGATGTCGCTAA